The following proteins are encoded in a genomic region of Jaculus jaculus isolate mJacJac1 chromosome 13, mJacJac1.mat.Y.cur, whole genome shotgun sequence:
- the Osbp2 gene encoding oxysterol-binding protein 2 isoform X3, producing MRPGEGQQQQRRPWELGMDTRWVPGSFLTPKGEDSEEDEDTEYFDAMEDSTSFITVITEAKEDRKAEGGTGSSSVDWTSADNVLDGASIMPKGSSKVKRRVRIPDKPNYSLNLWSIMKNCIGRELSRIPMPVNFNEPLSMLQRLTEDLEYHHLLDKAVNCTSSVEQMCLVAAFSVSSYSTTVHRIAKPFNPMLGETFELDRFEDMGLRSLCEQVSHHPPSAAHYVFSKHGWSLWQEITIASKFRGKYLSIMPLGAIHLEFQASGNHYVWRKSTSTVHNIIVGKLWIDQSGDIEIVNHKTNDRCQLKFVPYSYFSKEAARKVTGVVSDSHGKAHYVLSGSWDEQMECSKIVHSSPSSPSSDGKHKTVYQTLPGKLLWKKYPLPENAENMYYFSELALTLNEPEEGVAPTDSRLRPDQRLMERGRWDEANMEKQRLEEKQRLSRRRRMESCAAGCGAEAAEKESDGYVPLWFEKRLDPLTGEMAFMYKGGYWEAKERQDWHMCPNIF from the exons ATGAGGCCTGGGGAAGGCCAGCAACAGCAGAGGAGACCCTGGGAGTTGGGGATGGATACCAGGTGGGTGC CTG GAAGCTTCTTGACTCCCAAAGGAGAGGACAGCGAGGAAGATGAAGATACGGAGTACTTCGATGCCATGGAAGACTCTACATCCTTCATCACCGTGATCACCGAGGCCAAGGAAGACAG AAAAGCCGAGGGTGGAACTGGGTCAAGCTCTGTGGACTGGACCTCAGCAGACAAT GTGCTAGATGGGGCCTCGATTATGCCCAAGGGTTCCTCCAAAGTCAAGAGAAGAGTCCGCATCCCCGACAAACCCAACTACAGCCTTAACCTCTGGAGTATCATGAAGAACTGCATCGGCCGTGAGCTCTCCAGGATCCCTATGCCG GTGAACTTCAATGAGCCCCTGTCCATGCTCCAGCGACTGACAGAGGACCTGGAGTATCACCACCTGCTGGACAAGGCCGTGAACTGCACCAGCTCGGTGGAACAGATGTGCCTGGTGGCTGCCTTCTCCGTGTCCTCCTACTCCACCACGGTGCACCGCATCGCCAAGCCCTTCAACCCCATGCTCGGGGAGACCTTCGAGCTGGACCGCTTCGAGGACATGGGCCTGCGCTCCCTCTGCGAACAG GTGAGCCACCATCCTCCCTCTGCTGCCCACTATGTGTTCTCCAAACACGGCTGGAGCCTCTGGCAGGAAATCACCATCGCCAGCAAGTTCCGAGGGAAATACCTTTCCATCATGCCACTCG GTGCCATCCACttagaattccaggccagcggCAATCACTATGTGTGGAGGAAGAGCACCTCAACTGTGCACAACATCATTGTGGGCAAGCTCTGGATTGACCAG TCAGGGGACATCGAGATTGTGAACCATAAGACCAATGACCGGTGCCAGCTGAAGTTTGTGCCCTACAGTTACTTCTCCAAAGAGGCAGCCCGAAAG GTGACCGGAGTAGTAAGCGACAGCCATGGCAAGGCCCACTATGTGCTGTCCGGCTCGTGGGATGAGCAGATGGAGTGCTCCAAGATCGTGCACAGCAGCCCGAGCAGCCCCAGCTCCGACGGAAAGCACAAGACCGTGTACCAGACGCTGCCGGGCAAGCTACTGTGGAAGAAATACCCACTGCC GGAGAACGCGGAGAACATGTACTACTTCTCGGAGCTGGCCCTGACCCTGAACGAGCCTGAGGAGGGGGTGGCACCCACTGACAGCCGCTTGAGGCCCGACCAGCGGCTGATGGAGAGGGGGCGCTGGGACGAGGCCAACATGgagaagcagaggctggaggagaagCAGCGCTTGTCCCGGAGACGGCGCATGGAGAGCTGCGCAGCTGGCTGTGGTGCAGAGGCGG CAGAGAAGGAGTCAGATGGATATGTGCCGCTATGGTTCGAGAAGAGACTGGACCCGCTGACCGGGGAGATGGCCTTCATGTACAAGGGCGGTTACTGGGAGGCCAAGGAGAGACAAGACTGGCACATGTGCCCCAACATCTTCTGA